One Methylosarcina fibrata AML-C10 DNA segment encodes these proteins:
- the dapD gene encoding 2,3,4,5-tetrahydropyridine-2,6-dicarboxylate N-succinyltransferase, which yields MKKLEDIINAAFEQRADITPANVSQEIRGAVQECLNLLDSGKARVAEKIDGDWVTHQWLKKAVLLSFRINENRLMDGGNTRYYDKVECKFASYSEEDFAKAGVRVVPNAVARRGSYIAPGAILMPSYVNIGAYVDSGTMVDTWVTVGSCAQIGKNVHLSGGVGIGGVLEPLQAGPTIIGDNCFIGARSEIVEGVVVEDGCVISMGVYIGQSTKIYNRMTGEITYGRIPAGSVVVSGNLPSADGKYSLYCAVIIKQVDEKTRSKTGINELLRD from the coding sequence ATGAAAAAACTTGAAGACATCATCAACGCGGCGTTCGAACAGCGCGCGGACATCACCCCCGCCAACGTCTCCCAGGAAATCCGCGGCGCCGTCCAGGAATGCCTCAATCTGCTCGACAGCGGCAAGGCCCGGGTCGCGGAAAAAATCGACGGCGACTGGGTAACCCATCAATGGCTGAAAAAAGCCGTATTATTGTCGTTCAGAATCAATGAAAATCGCCTGATGGACGGCGGCAACACCCGTTACTACGACAAGGTCGAATGCAAGTTCGCCAGCTACAGCGAAGAGGACTTCGCCAAGGCCGGCGTCCGGGTCGTGCCCAACGCCGTGGCCCGGCGCGGCTCCTATATCGCGCCCGGAGCGATCCTGATGCCTTCTTACGTGAACATCGGCGCCTATGTCGACAGCGGTACCATGGTCGATACCTGGGTCACGGTCGGCTCCTGCGCGCAAATCGGTAAAAACGTGCATCTTTCCGGCGGCGTCGGCATCGGCGGGGTTCTGGAACCCTTGCAGGCCGGCCCGACGATCATCGGCGACAATTGTTTTATCGGCGCCCGCTCGGAAATCGTCGAAGGCGTCGTCGTCGAAGACGGCTGCGTCATTTCGATGGGGGTCTACATCGGCCAGAGCACCAAAATCTATAACCGCATGACCGGCGAAATCACTTACGGACGCATTCCGGCCGGCTCGGTCGTGGTCTCCGGCAATCTGCCTTCCGCGGACGGAAAATACAGCCTGTACTGCGCCGTCATCATCAAACAGGTCGACGAAAAAACGCGCAGTAAAACCGGCATTAACGAACTGCTGCGGGATTAA
- the dapE gene encoding succinyl-diaminopimelate desuccinylase, giving the protein MTKTLELLQDLIRRESVTPDDAGCQDVLAARLTPLGFTEERLDFADTRNLWLRRGRAKPLFVFLGHTDVVPTGPLNHWASPPFEPTVRDGKLYGRGAADMKGGIAAFITAVERFIAAYPGHRGSIAVLMTSDEEGIATHGVVKVVEVLEARNEKIDWCLVGEPSSDRRIGDVIRVGRRGSLCAKLTVSGIQGHVAYPELAENPIHAFAPALKELTEEIWDRGNRFFPPTSLQVSNIHAGTGAENIIPGSLEALFNLRFCTELDEETIKRRTRAILDKHGFDYELQWRLSGNPFLTEKGPLIDAAHGAIEKVTGYRPKDDTGGGTSDGRFVAPTGAEVIELGPINESIHKINEHIALEDLEILSSIYENVLINLLA; this is encoded by the coding sequence ATGACGAAAACTTTGGAACTTCTGCAGGACCTGATACGGCGCGAGTCGGTCACTCCCGACGACGCCGGATGTCAGGACGTGCTCGCTGCCCGGCTCACTCCCTTGGGCTTTACCGAAGAGCGCCTGGATTTTGCCGATACCCGCAACCTCTGGCTCAGGCGGGGCCGGGCAAAGCCGCTGTTCGTTTTTCTCGGCCATACCGACGTGGTTCCCACCGGCCCGTTAAATCATTGGGCGTCTCCGCCTTTCGAACCCACGGTTCGCGACGGCAAGCTCTACGGCCGCGGCGCCGCCGACATGAAAGGAGGCATCGCCGCCTTCATCACCGCCGTGGAGCGTTTCATCGCCGCCTATCCCGGCCATCGCGGCTCCATTGCGGTGCTGATGACCAGCGACGAGGAAGGCATCGCCACGCACGGCGTCGTGAAAGTCGTCGAAGTGCTGGAAGCGCGGAATGAAAAAATCGACTGGTGCCTGGTCGGCGAACCTTCGAGCGACCGGCGGATCGGGGACGTGATCCGGGTCGGCCGCCGCGGCTCGCTGTGCGCGAAACTGACCGTCTCCGGCATTCAGGGCCATGTCGCCTATCCCGAGCTTGCCGAGAATCCGATTCATGCGTTCGCTCCGGCATTAAAGGAACTGACCGAGGAAATCTGGGACCGGGGCAACCGTTTCTTTCCGCCGACCAGTCTGCAGGTATCGAACATTCATGCCGGCACCGGCGCGGAAAACATCATTCCCGGCTCCCTGGAGGCATTGTTCAACCTGCGCTTTTGCACCGAACTGGACGAAGAAACCATCAAGCGGCGCACTCGGGCCATTCTCGATAAACACGGCTTCGACTACGAGCTTCAATGGCGTCTGTCCGGCAATCCCTTTCTTACCGAAAAAGGCCCTCTGATCGATGCCGCCCACGGCGCCATCGAAAAAGTGACGGGCTACCGCCCGAAAGACGATACCGGCGGCGGCACGTCGGATGGGCGCTTCGTTGCTCCGACCGGCGCCGAAGTGATCGAGCTCGGCCCCATCAATGAAAGCATCCATAAAATCAACGAGCATATCGCGCTGGAGGATCTCGAGATTTTAAGCTCGATCTATGAAAACGTGCTGATCAATCTGCTCGCATAA
- a CDS encoding D-alanine--D-alanine ligase, giving the protein MASFYRRKCAWLEKNRRTQVVKKPEEFGRVAVLMGGTAAERSVSLRSGAAVYEALKRKGVDAVAIDVTGSPIEALAAHKMDRVFNIIHGRGGEDGVLQGVLEAMNMPYTGSGVMASALSMDKLRTKLCWQGYGLSTPKWHLLQDERDIDPCIEKLGFPVIVKPAQEGSSIGMSKAKTRDELVKALALAASYRCDVYAEAWVTGKEYTVAILNGESLPPIRLETPNEFYDYDAKYAATTTQYHCPCGLDPDREEQLKKLAETAGKVVGVKGWARVDVFIDQSGQSQLIEINTVPGMTDHSLVPMAAKQAGIDFDDLAWRILETSLIRD; this is encoded by the coding sequence ATGGCGTCGTTTTACAGACGGAAGTGTGCATGGTTGGAGAAAAACAGGAGAACTCAGGTGGTTAAAAAACCGGAAGAATTTGGCCGTGTGGCCGTATTGATGGGCGGAACGGCGGCGGAACGGTCCGTCTCCCTGCGCAGCGGCGCAGCGGTTTACGAGGCTTTGAAACGTAAAGGGGTGGATGCGGTAGCCATCGACGTCACCGGCAGCCCCATCGAGGCGCTGGCGGCGCACAAGATGGACCGTGTATTCAACATCATTCACGGCCGCGGCGGCGAGGACGGCGTTCTGCAGGGCGTGCTGGAGGCCATGAACATGCCTTATACCGGCAGCGGTGTGATGGCGTCGGCCTTGAGTATGGACAAGTTGAGGACCAAGTTGTGCTGGCAAGGTTACGGTCTGAGCACGCCGAAATGGCATCTGTTGCAGGATGAACGCGATATCGATCCCTGCATCGAGAAACTGGGCTTCCCGGTCATCGTCAAACCGGCGCAGGAAGGATCCAGCATCGGCATGAGCAAGGCGAAAACCCGGGACGAACTGGTCAAGGCACTGGCTTTGGCGGCCTCCTACCGCTGCGACGTCTATGCGGAAGCCTGGGTGACCGGCAAGGAATATACCGTGGCGATCCTGAACGGCGAGTCCTTGCCGCCCATTCGCCTGGAAACCCCGAACGAGTTTTACGATTACGATGCCAAATACGCGGCAACGACCACGCAATACCATTGCCCTTGCGGACTCGACCCGGATCGGGAGGAACAATTGAAAAAACTGGCGGAAACCGCCGGTAAGGTTGTCGGCGTCAAAGGTTGGGCGCGAGTGGACGTGTTTATCGATCAGTCGGGTCAATCCCAACTGATTGAAATCAACACCGTTCCGGGCATGACCGATCACAGCCTGGTGCCGATGGCCGCGAAGCAGGCCGGGATAGATTTTGACGATCTGGCCTGGCGCATACTCGAAACCAGCCTGATCCGGGATTGA
- a CDS encoding DciA family protein: MPFQTAASFPNRLLAQYSSQLEQQQRMLDRIRGVLPPPLSRHVFHCVKNDKKLLIYTDSAAWASQIRFYNNDLLTAIASTDEPAAESLQIRILADRFDPEKKSIEKPHVPSPENILLIRNHSENIADEELKRALQKLSATLARL, from the coding sequence ATGCCTTTCCAAACCGCAGCGTCCTTTCCCAATCGGCTGCTCGCGCAATATTCGAGCCAGTTGGAGCAACAACAACGCATGCTCGACCGAATCCGCGGGGTATTGCCGCCTCCCTTGTCCCGGCATGTTTTTCATTGTGTAAAAAATGACAAAAAATTGCTGATTTATACCGATTCGGCGGCATGGGCTTCCCAGATCCGATTCTATAACAATGACTTATTGACGGCCATTGCCTCGACGGATGAACCTGCGGCAGAAAGTTTGCAGATTCGCATTCTTGCGGACCGGTTCGACCCTGAAAAAAAGAGCATTGAAAAACCGCATGTTCCATCGCCGGAAAACATCCTGTTAATCCGAAACCACAGCGAAAATATTGCCGACGAGGAATTGAAACGGGCGCTGCAAAAATTAAGCGCGACCCTGGCCAGGCTGTAA
- a CDS encoding TonB-dependent receptor plug domain-containing protein: MGYSAGSYGADDDQQIFEMPLEELLNLDVTTASKFPQKKMDAPSAVTVITAKDIRDFGYLTLADVIRSIRGTYTTYDRAYEYFGARGFSRSGDYNSRLLLMIDGRRVNDSIYDGASIGTDGLIDLEDVERIEFVPGSGSSIYGSNALFGVMNVITKQGRDLQGAALSGGFGSFGMDREKASAGYRFENGVESILSVSRYRSDGHKSLYFPEIDAAGPSDGIAHYQDGDKVDRYFGKINYKGFTLEGIYSDRTKNLPIAVYNSTFDANETYRDRNAFIEARYEDQMTEAMDLTARLFYGAYDFDAVYPFGATHNYEMERSQWAGAEVKSVMDLGSHKLVLGGEYQKNFNVILQNYNDDPYFNFLDAEVTSSRYGIYLQDNVSFWDYFTLNAGVRYDYYSVSGDTVNPRIALIYKPADSLALKMLYGTAFRAPNLYEKYYHLANVQKSPVTLDPEKTRSFEFIAEYQPMGNLRLIGTAFHNNIRNLINLVNDPKDNLLVYTNYGDIDMDGFEFEGDYLWDSGVRLRGSYTFTYAMDDLQGCWLSNSPRHLGKLNLSMPVWLDKIRLGVEWQYVGERKTKSELRASDYQVTNLTMTAARLAPGFELSASLYNLFDSRYEHPAGDETRINTVPQDGRNFRLWFTYRFQ; the protein is encoded by the coding sequence TTGGGTTACTCCGCCGGCTCTTACGGAGCCGACGACGATCAGCAAATCTTTGAAATGCCGCTCGAGGAACTGCTGAATCTGGACGTCACCACGGCGTCCAAGTTTCCTCAAAAGAAGATGGATGCGCCGTCCGCGGTGACCGTCATCACCGCCAAAGACATCAGGGATTTCGGCTATCTTACCCTGGCCGACGTCATCCGCAGCATCCGCGGCACCTATACCACCTATGACCGGGCTTACGAATATTTCGGCGCCCGGGGGTTCAGCCGGTCGGGCGATTACAATTCCCGTTTGCTGCTGATGATCGACGGGCGGCGGGTCAACGACAGCATTTACGACGGCGCCAGCATCGGCACCGACGGACTCATCGATCTGGAAGACGTGGAACGGATCGAGTTCGTTCCGGGTTCCGGCTCATCGATTTACGGCAGCAACGCCTTGTTCGGCGTCATGAACGTGATCACCAAGCAGGGCAGGGATCTACAGGGCGCGGCCCTGTCCGGAGGCTTCGGCAGTTTCGGCATGGACCGTGAAAAAGCCAGCGCCGGCTATCGCTTCGAAAACGGCGTCGAATCCATTCTCTCCGTTTCACGCTACCGCAGCGATGGTCACAAGTCCCTTTATTTTCCCGAAATCGATGCCGCCGGTCCTTCCGACGGCATCGCCCATTACCAGGACGGAGATAAAGTCGACCGCTATTTCGGAAAGATCAATTACAAAGGGTTCACGCTCGAAGGCATCTATTCCGACCGTACCAAAAACCTTCCCATTGCCGTTTACAACAGTACATTCGATGCCAATGAAACCTACCGGGACAGAAACGCTTTCATCGAAGCCCGCTACGAAGATCAAATGACGGAAGCCATGGATCTGACCGCCCGACTTTTTTACGGCGCTTACGACTTTGACGCCGTGTACCCTTTCGGCGCTACTCATAATTACGAAATGGAACGCAGCCAATGGGCCGGAGCCGAAGTCAAAAGCGTGATGGATCTCGGCTCCCACAAGCTGGTGCTCGGCGGCGAATATCAAAAGAATTTCAACGTCATTCTGCAAAACTATAACGACGATCCTTATTTCAATTTTCTCGATGCCGAAGTGACGAGTTCCCGCTATGGCATTTATCTACAGGATAATGTGTCGTTTTGGGATTATTTCACTCTGAACGCCGGCGTCCGCTACGACTATTACAGCGTTTCCGGCGATACCGTCAATCCCCGCATCGCTCTGATTTACAAACCGGCCGACTCCCTGGCGTTAAAAATGCTCTACGGCACCGCCTTCCGGGCGCCCAATCTGTACGAGAAATATTACCATCTGGCCAATGTGCAAAAATCGCCGGTTACTCTGGATCCCGAGAAAACTCGATCCTTCGAATTCATTGCCGAATACCAGCCGATGGGCAATCTGCGCCTGATCGGAACGGCGTTTCACAACAACATCAGAAACCTGATCAATTTAGTCAACGATCCGAAGGACAATTTGCTGGTCTATACCAATTACGGCGATATCGACATGGACGGCTTTGAATTCGAGGGGGATTATCTGTGGGACAGCGGCGTGCGTTTGCGCGGCAGCTATACCTTTACCTACGCGATGGACGATTTGCAGGGCTGCTGGCTGAGCAACTCGCCGCGTCATCTCGGCAAATTGAATTTATCGATGCCGGTCTGGCTGGATAAAATCAGACTCGGCGTCGAATGGCAATATGTCGGGGAACGTAAAACAAAAAGCGAATTACGCGCTTCGGATTATCAGGTCACCAATTTAACGATGACCGCCGCCCGGCTGGCGCCCGGCTTCGAGCTGTCGGCTTCTCTCTACAATCTGTTCGACAGCCGTTACGAGCATCCCGCCGGCGATGAAACGCGGATCAATACCGTCCCGCAGGACGGCCGCAATTTCCGGTTGTGGTTCACCTACCGCTTTCAATAG
- the ftsZ gene encoding cell division protein FtsZ → MKYELMDMCSETAVIKVIGVGGGGGNAVSHMVGSHIEGVEFICANTDAQALRKLNVSTIIQLGVELTKGLGAGTNPEIGKQAAEENRERIKEVLQGADMVFLTAGMGGGTGTGAIPVIAGIAREMGILTVAVVTKPFLFEGKKKQAIAEQGIAELERYVDSLITIPNQKLLPVLGNNVSLVNAFKAANDILLDAVQGITQLIVHPGMINVDFADVKTVMTGMGAAIMGTGSASGDQRAREAAEKAIACPLLEDINLQGAKGILVNITASDMGIAEFDEVGSIVHEFASEDAIIKIGTAIDPALGDEIKVTVVATGMGLPRQMQKAPVKLVQKASAGEVSYSEFDKPTIIRNKSESRETRFGVPPKNDDNLDYLDIPAFLRRQAD, encoded by the coding sequence ATGAAATACGAATTGATGGATATGTGTAGCGAAACAGCGGTTATCAAGGTAATCGGTGTCGGGGGTGGCGGCGGCAATGCAGTCAGCCACATGGTGGGCAGTCATATAGAAGGTGTTGAGTTCATCTGTGCCAACACCGACGCTCAGGCATTAAGAAAGTTGAACGTAAGTACGATTATTCAGTTGGGAGTCGAACTTACCAAAGGTTTGGGAGCAGGCACGAATCCGGAAATAGGAAAACAGGCGGCAGAAGAAAACCGCGAGCGCATCAAGGAAGTGCTGCAAGGCGCGGACATGGTGTTCTTAACCGCCGGCATGGGCGGTGGAACGGGTACCGGAGCCATTCCGGTGATTGCCGGCATTGCACGCGAAATGGGTATTCTGACGGTGGCGGTCGTGACCAAACCGTTTCTGTTCGAAGGCAAAAAGAAGCAGGCGATCGCCGAACAGGGCATTGCGGAGCTTGAGAGATACGTGGATTCGTTGATTACGATACCCAACCAGAAATTATTGCCGGTTCTGGGCAATAACGTGTCGCTGGTCAACGCGTTCAAGGCGGCTAACGATATTTTGCTGGACGCCGTACAGGGCATTACTCAGTTGATCGTGCATCCCGGCATGATCAACGTCGATTTTGCCGACGTCAAGACCGTGATGACCGGAATGGGAGCGGCCATTATGGGTACGGGCTCCGCATCCGGCGATCAGCGCGCCCGGGAAGCGGCCGAAAAAGCCATCGCCTGCCCTCTGCTGGAAGACATCAACCTGCAGGGTGCCAAAGGCATTCTGGTGAACATTACCGCCTCGGACATGGGCATTGCCGAGTTTGACGAAGTGGGCAGCATCGTCCATGAATTTGCCTCGGAAGATGCGATCATCAAAATCGGTACGGCCATCGATCCGGCTTTGGGCGATGAAATCAAGGTGACCGTAGTCGCAACCGGCATGGGCTTGCCTCGTCAGATGCAGAAAGCTCCGGTAAAACTGGTGCAGAAAGCCTCGGCCGGCGAAGTCAGTTACAGCGAGTTCGATAAACCGACCATCATCCGGAACAAATCGGAAAGCAGGGAAACCCGTTTCGGCGTTCCGCCTAAAAACGACGACAACCTGGATTATCTGGATATTCCAGCTTTCTTGAGGCGTCAGGCCGACTGA
- a CDS encoding ArsC family reductase, translating into MITLYGIKNCDTCKKAQKWLEQNGIACRLHDYRSDGLTSELLNRFADRLGWENLLNRSSTSWRQLTEEQRADPDRDKACRLMLATPTLIKRPILDTGTELMIGFKADRYAALFSGPTPATSTLPPKNG; encoded by the coding sequence ATGATCACCCTCTACGGCATCAAAAATTGCGACACGTGCAAAAAGGCCCAGAAGTGGCTGGAGCAGAACGGCATCGCCTGCCGTTTGCATGATTACCGCAGCGACGGCTTGACGTCCGAGTTGCTTAACCGTTTTGCCGACCGACTCGGCTGGGAAAACCTGCTGAACCGCAGCAGCACCAGTTGGCGGCAACTGACCGAAGAGCAGCGGGCCGATCCGGACCGGGACAAAGCCTGCCGTCTGATGCTGGCGACGCCCACGCTGATCAAGCGCCCGATCCTCGACACCGGCACCGAGTTGATGATCGGCTTCAAGGCCGACCGATACGCCGCCCTCTTTTCCGGACCCACGCCCGCGACTTCAACCTTGCCGCCGAAAAACGGATGA
- the lpxC gene encoding UDP-3-O-acyl-N-acetylglucosamine deacetylase, translating into MIKQRTLKNTIRATGVGLHTGEKVYLTLRPAEPNTGIRFRRVDLPEPVTIQASPVNVGETVLSTTLVSGNVKISTIEHLLSAFAGLGIDNAIIDVSAAEVPIMDGSAGPFVFLLQSAGVEEQDCPKEYIRIKRSIRVEDGDKWAAFDPFDGFKVTFTIDFEHPAFKKHVKTATMDFSSTTFVKEVSRARTFGFMKDIDMLRQNNLALGGSLDNAIVVDEDKILNEDGLRYADEFVKHKILDAIGDLYLLGHSLIGEFTGYKSGHGLNNQLLRTLLNERDAWEMITFSNEEEAPISFMRSAVSPRPAA; encoded by the coding sequence ATGATCAAACAACGAACTTTAAAAAATACCATCAGAGCCACAGGCGTAGGCCTGCATACCGGCGAGAAAGTGTATTTAACGTTACGTCCTGCCGAACCCAACACCGGCATTCGTTTCCGCCGGGTGGATTTGCCCGAACCGGTCACCATTCAAGCTTCTCCTGTCAACGTCGGCGAAACGGTGCTCTCAACCACGCTGGTTTCGGGCAACGTCAAAATCTCCACGATCGAACACCTGCTTTCGGCTTTTGCCGGTCTCGGCATCGACAATGCGATTATCGACGTCAGCGCGGCCGAAGTTCCCATTATGGACGGCAGCGCCGGGCCTTTCGTGTTTTTACTGCAATCGGCCGGGGTCGAAGAACAGGACTGCCCGAAGGAATACATTCGCATCAAGCGCAGTATTCGGGTGGAAGACGGAGACAAATGGGCGGCTTTCGATCCGTTCGACGGATTCAAAGTCACCTTCACGATCGATTTCGAACATCCGGCTTTCAAAAAACACGTCAAAACCGCCACCATGGATTTTTCTTCCACCACGTTCGTGAAGGAAGTCAGCCGGGCACGGACTTTCGGTTTTATGAAGGATATCGACATGCTGCGGCAAAACAACCTGGCTCTGGGCGGGAGCCTGGACAACGCCATTGTTGTCGATGAAGACAAGATTCTGAATGAAGACGGCCTGCGCTATGCCGACGAATTCGTCAAGCACAAGATTCTTGATGCAATCGGAGACTTATACCTTCTGGGGCACAGTCTGATCGGCGAGTTCACCGGCTATAAATCGGGGCATGGCCTGAACAATCAACTTCTCCGGACCTTGTTGAACGAAAGGGACGCCTGGGAAATGATTACTTTTTCCAATGAAGAAGAGGCGCCCATTTCGTTTATGCGTTCAGCCGTGTCGCCGCGGCCGGCGGCCTAA
- the ftsA gene encoding cell division protein FtsA, translated as MAKKTERNLIVGLDIGTTKVAAIVGELTSEGHIEVIGIGSAPSRGLKKGVVVNLESTVTSIQRAIEEAELMAGCQIKSVFAGIAGSHIRSLNSHGIVAIKDKEVTQYDIDRVIDSARAVAIPADQKILHILPQEFVIDLQEGIKEPVGMSGIRLEAKVHMVTSSVSAQQNIIKCIRRCGLEVDDIVLEQLASCTAVLTEDEKELGVCLIDIGGGTTDIAIFVDGAIKHTAVIPIAGDQVTNDIAVALRTPTVNAEEIKRKYACALTQLASVEGAIEVPSIGDRAPRKISTQNLAEIIEPRYEELMLLVQSELRRSGYEELIAAGIVLTGGSAKVMGLIELAEEIFHMPVRMGVPQNVTGLAEVVKNPIHATGVGLLMYGKEHQVLGKSVDFESGGWLSKIRNWFQGNF; from the coding sequence ATGGCAAAAAAAACAGAACGTAATTTAATAGTCGGGTTGGACATCGGCACTACCAAGGTTGCCGCTATTGTGGGTGAGCTTACCAGTGAAGGTCACATTGAGGTTATCGGCATCGGTTCGGCTCCGTCCCGAGGATTAAAGAAAGGCGTCGTGGTCAATCTGGAGTCGACGGTCACTTCCATTCAAAGGGCCATCGAAGAAGCCGAATTGATGGCGGGCTGTCAGATTAAATCGGTGTTCGCCGGCATTGCCGGCAGTCATATCCGCAGCCTGAACTCTCACGGTATTGTCGCGATCAAGGACAAGGAGGTGACTCAGTACGACATCGACCGGGTCATCGATTCGGCCCGAGCGGTGGCGATTCCGGCGGATCAGAAGATATTGCACATTTTGCCCCAGGAGTTCGTGATCGATCTTCAGGAAGGCATTAAAGAGCCGGTCGGCATGTCGGGCATTCGTCTCGAAGCCAAGGTTCATATGGTGACCAGCAGCGTCAGCGCGCAGCAGAACATCATCAAATGCATCCGCCGATGCGGATTGGAAGTCGATGACATCGTTCTGGAGCAACTGGCCTCCTGTACCGCGGTACTGACCGAAGACGAAAAGGAACTGGGCGTCTGTCTGATCGACATCGGCGGCGGGACCACGGACATCGCCATTTTCGTCGATGGCGCCATCAAGCATACCGCCGTCATTCCGATCGCCGGGGATCAGGTAACGAACGACATAGCCGTCGCCTTGCGTACGCCGACGGTCAATGCGGAAGAAATCAAAAGAAAATACGCCTGTGCTCTCACTCAACTGGCCAGCGTTGAAGGAGCCATTGAAGTGCCGAGCATCGGCGATCGGGCGCCGCGAAAGATTTCCACTCAGAATCTGGCCGAAATCATCGAGCCGCGGTATGAAGAACTGATGTTGCTGGTGCAGTCCGAGCTCAGGCGCAGCGGTTATGAAGAATTGATTGCCGCCGGTATCGTATTGACCGGAGGCAGTGCAAAAGTGATGGGATTGATCGAACTGGCCGAGGAGATTTTCCATATGCCGGTACGAATGGGAGTGCCACAGAATGTCACTGGGCTGGCGGAGGTCGTAAAGAATCCGATCCATGCCACAGGAGTAGGTTTGTTAATGTACGGAAAGGAGCATCAAGTTTTAGGAAAAAGTGTAGATTTTGAAAGCGGTGGATGGCTTTCAAAGATAAGAAATTGGTTTCAAGGTAATTTTTGA
- a CDS encoding cell division protein FtsQ/DivIB, protein MQAVKIVATLLLLAGVIWIYGYKLKKYGNEAIPIKYVRTEGVFQHISKDEIKRILLPLVKTGILTADMQAIHNAVGQLPWVDTVSVKRVWPDAIDIRIKEKKPYARWGENSLINEQGVIFTPDNVDQFQSLTLLNGPEKQQIKALEIMKGVKTALADQSMEMVEFDINNRWSWKIRLATGMEILLGRTDQLMKLQRFLRTLALLGEDRVKAMSVVDLRYPNGYAVSWRPGSEKVDWEKMANPQQTTDRQPETATKSKQNGKKNRT, encoded by the coding sequence ATGCAGGCAGTGAAAATAGTGGCAACTCTGTTGTTGCTGGCAGGCGTGATATGGATTTACGGTTATAAACTCAAGAAATACGGAAACGAAGCGATTCCGATCAAATATGTAAGAACCGAAGGTGTATTTCAGCATATCAGTAAAGACGAAATAAAAAGGATTCTGCTGCCGTTGGTCAAAACCGGAATACTGACCGCCGATATGCAGGCCATACACAATGCAGTAGGCCAACTGCCGTGGGTGGATACGGTTTCGGTCAAGAGGGTGTGGCCCGATGCGATCGATATCCGGATCAAGGAAAAAAAACCTTACGCGCGTTGGGGAGAGAACAGTTTGATAAATGAACAAGGCGTGATTTTCACCCCCGACAACGTAGATCAGTTTCAATCGCTGACCTTGCTGAACGGTCCGGAAAAGCAGCAAATCAAAGCGCTGGAAATCATGAAAGGAGTGAAAACGGCATTGGCGGACCAGTCCATGGAAATGGTGGAGTTCGATATCAACAACCGATGGTCATGGAAAATCAGGTTGGCGACCGGAATGGAAATATTGTTGGGAAGGACGGATCAACTGATGAAATTACAACGGTTTTTAAGAACCCTGGCCCTTCTGGGCGAAGACAGAGTCAAGGCGATGTCGGTGGTTGATTTGAGATACCCGAACGGATATGCGGTTTCATGGAGGCCTGGAAGCGAAAAGGTGGATTGGGAAAAGATGGCAAACCCGCAGCAAACGACAGACAGGCAACCGGAAACAGCGACAAAGAGTAAACAAAATGGCAAAAAAAACAGAACGTAA